One genomic window of Osmia bicornis bicornis chromosome 5, iOsmBic2.1, whole genome shotgun sequence includes the following:
- the LOC114871110 gene encoding zinc finger protein 394-like isoform X2 — translation MEYGIWSLHAAGELWADPRLARRHSILPAGATQLLPRAAFALSGLHRPDMLPLPLTSTPDPMEPYGPMELVAKPSAERDAEKSEAEEEKHEDNEGNIEKPDENDNQTSVPKENNDNEDAGEESDTGSTNSSHRSANNNLSTKLLDPMAYLTFDKEGAVTPVLNGWVLSAYTAMLGRLSAATAALEATEIPNVPSDSDSESEHSSYTEKSRGSSPNVSNAHRGYSCGSCDVVAPTRPALRKHIVDCHPPVSSTETGETKSCPSSGCDFTTSSRCEMETHVAAHVAQGMTPTGKKRTLALQRVRYEREEYRCSLCSYACTIEKAFQRHLRAHAKGTAPETRVSCAVCGADRSSEVDLSRHMRRHRDDRYFCCDICIFRTVQLKKLIQHRRMHTGEKPHLCPHCAYRSARRDNLRSHVRRVHKKENLYCDTFSPRGMLLTPTIGRDSPVVQSPESSPSSNSESAN, via the exons ATGGAATATGGAATCTGGAGTCTTCACGCCGCGGGTGAACTTTGGGCTGACCCGCGTCTCGCCCGAAGGCACTCGATTCTACCAGCCGGTGCGACGCAGTTGCTTCCGAGGGCTGCGTTCGCCCTGAGCGGTCTTCATCGACCTGACATGCTGCCGTTACCACTCACGTCCACCCCCGATCCCATGGAACCGTACGGACCGATGGAATTGGTCGCGAAACCCTCCGCGGAGAGGGACGCCGAGAAGAGCGAGGCTGAAGAGGAGAAACACGAGGACAACGAAGGAAACATCGAAAAACCAGACGAAAATGATAATCAG ACTTCTGTACCAAAGGAAAACAACGACAACGAGGACGCGGGGGAGGAGAGCGACACCGGAAGCACGAACAGTTCCCATCGGTCGGCTAACAATAATTTGTCGACCAAGTTGCTCGACCCGATGGCTTATCTTACATTCGATAAG GAGGGAGCAGTTACACCGGTTCTAAATGGCTGGGTTCTCAGCGCCTACACCGCCATGCTTGGCAGACTTTCTGCAGCAACCGCAGCTCTTGAGGCGACGGAAATCCCAAATGTTCCTTCCGACAGTGATTCTGAAAGCGAGCATTCATCTTACACTGAAAA aTCACGAGGTAGCAGTCCAAACGTAAGCAATGCCCATCGTGGTTATTCCTGTGGCTCCTGTGACGTGGTTGCACCCACGAGGCCTGCCCTACGAAAGCATATTGTCGACTGTCACCCGCCTGTGTCTAGCACGGAAACGGGGGAAACGAAAAGTTGTCCGTCGTCGGGGTGTGATTTCACAACGAGCAGCAGGTGCGAGATGGAGACACACGTGGCTGCACACGTGGCACAAGGAATGACACCCACAGGAAAGAAACGTACCCTGGCATTGCAACGTGTCAG ATACGAAAGAGAAGAGTATCGATGCTCGTTGTGCTCGTACGCGTGCACTATCGAAAAGGCATTTCAAAGGCATTTAAGGGCTCACGCGAAGGGCACGGCACCGGAAACGAGGGTGAGCTGCGCTGTATGTGGCGCGGATAGATCCTCGGAGGTCGATCTCAGTAGACACATGAGAAGGCATCGCGATGATCGATACTTTTGCTGTGACATTTGCATCTTTCGCACAGTTCAGTTGAAAAag CTGATCCAGCATCGACGAATGCACACGGGTGAAAAGCCACATCTCTGCCCGCACTGTGCATACAGAAGCGCACGCCGCGACAATTTGCGGAGCCACGTAAGACGAGTACATAAAAAGGAGAATCTTTATTGCGACACCTTTAGTCCACGGGGTATGCTGTTAACACCTACGATCGGAAGGGACAGTCCTGTAGTACAGAGCCCAGAATCATCGCCGTCCTCCAATTCGGAGTCCGCAAACTAG
- the LOC114871110 gene encoding zinc finger protein 394-like isoform X1 produces MEYGIWSLHAAGELWADPRLARRHSILPAGATQLLPRAAFALSGLHRPDMLPLPLTSTPDPMEPYGPMELVAKPSAERDAEKSEAEEEKHEDNEGNIEKPDENDNQTSVPKENNDNEDAGEESDTGSTNSSHRSANNNLSTKLLDPMAYLTFDKEGAVTPVLNGWVLSAYTAMLGRLSAATAALEATEIPNVPSDSDSESEHSSYTEKSRGSSPNVSNAHRGYSCGSCDVVAPTRPALRKHIVDCHPPVSSTETGETKSCPSSGCDFTTSSRCEMETHVAAHVAQGMTPTGKKRTLALQRVRYRYEREEYRCSLCSYACTIEKAFQRHLRAHAKGTAPETRVSCAVCGADRSSEVDLSRHMRRHRDDRYFCCDICIFRTVQLKKLIQHRRMHTGEKPHLCPHCAYRSARRDNLRSHVRRVHKKENLYCDTFSPRGMLLTPTIGRDSPVVQSPESSPSSNSESAN; encoded by the exons ATGGAATATGGAATCTGGAGTCTTCACGCCGCGGGTGAACTTTGGGCTGACCCGCGTCTCGCCCGAAGGCACTCGATTCTACCAGCCGGTGCGACGCAGTTGCTTCCGAGGGCTGCGTTCGCCCTGAGCGGTCTTCATCGACCTGACATGCTGCCGTTACCACTCACGTCCACCCCCGATCCCATGGAACCGTACGGACCGATGGAATTGGTCGCGAAACCCTCCGCGGAGAGGGACGCCGAGAAGAGCGAGGCTGAAGAGGAGAAACACGAGGACAACGAAGGAAACATCGAAAAACCAGACGAAAATGATAATCAG ACTTCTGTACCAAAGGAAAACAACGACAACGAGGACGCGGGGGAGGAGAGCGACACCGGAAGCACGAACAGTTCCCATCGGTCGGCTAACAATAATTTGTCGACCAAGTTGCTCGACCCGATGGCTTATCTTACATTCGATAAG GAGGGAGCAGTTACACCGGTTCTAAATGGCTGGGTTCTCAGCGCCTACACCGCCATGCTTGGCAGACTTTCTGCAGCAACCGCAGCTCTTGAGGCGACGGAAATCCCAAATGTTCCTTCCGACAGTGATTCTGAAAGCGAGCATTCATCTTACACTGAAAA aTCACGAGGTAGCAGTCCAAACGTAAGCAATGCCCATCGTGGTTATTCCTGTGGCTCCTGTGACGTGGTTGCACCCACGAGGCCTGCCCTACGAAAGCATATTGTCGACTGTCACCCGCCTGTGTCTAGCACGGAAACGGGGGAAACGAAAAGTTGTCCGTCGTCGGGGTGTGATTTCACAACGAGCAGCAGGTGCGAGATGGAGACACACGTGGCTGCACACGTGGCACAAGGAATGACACCCACAGGAAAGAAACGTACCCTGGCATTGCAACGTGTCAGGTATAG ATACGAAAGAGAAGAGTATCGATGCTCGTTGTGCTCGTACGCGTGCACTATCGAAAAGGCATTTCAAAGGCATTTAAGGGCTCACGCGAAGGGCACGGCACCGGAAACGAGGGTGAGCTGCGCTGTATGTGGCGCGGATAGATCCTCGGAGGTCGATCTCAGTAGACACATGAGAAGGCATCGCGATGATCGATACTTTTGCTGTGACATTTGCATCTTTCGCACAGTTCAGTTGAAAAag CTGATCCAGCATCGACGAATGCACACGGGTGAAAAGCCACATCTCTGCCCGCACTGTGCATACAGAAGCGCACGCCGCGACAATTTGCGGAGCCACGTAAGACGAGTACATAAAAAGGAGAATCTTTATTGCGACACCTTTAGTCCACGGGGTATGCTGTTAACACCTACGATCGGAAGGGACAGTCCTGTAGTACAGAGCCCAGAATCATCGCCGTCCTCCAATTCGGAGTCCGCAAACTAG